One Gordonia sp. SID5947 genomic region harbors:
- a CDS encoding prenyltransferase, translated as MTRFPAIAGVLTAQQVDATGAAVAAMQEDSGALPWFPGGQTDPWDHIESAMALSVTGRVAEAEAAYEWSRRLQREDGSWPIRTVIGHVEDANVDSNFCAYIAVGVWHHYLITGDSVFLDRMWPMVWSAIDLVMKFQRPDGAFRWGGDHRTGAMFDQAQITGSASIFQAIDCAVRIADEVGQPDEEWVAAHAALGDAIRDRPEIFEPPSDHSMDWYYPILGGALRGRAGQEHIARRWDEFVVAGKGVRCVDHRPWVTGAETCELALALDALGDTADAVTLVESIQHLRDPDGSYWTGLVYSDGKRWPVEKSCWTSAAVILAADAISRTSAGNGIFRDVRQTLAVGR; from the coding sequence GTGACGCGGTTTCCGGCAATCGCCGGGGTGCTGACCGCGCAGCAGGTGGATGCCACGGGCGCCGCAGTCGCTGCGATGCAAGAGGATTCGGGAGCACTGCCGTGGTTCCCGGGCGGACAGACCGATCCGTGGGATCACATCGAATCCGCGATGGCGCTGTCGGTCACCGGACGTGTCGCCGAGGCGGAAGCGGCCTACGAATGGTCGCGCCGCCTGCAGCGCGAGGACGGCTCGTGGCCGATTCGCACCGTCATCGGACACGTCGAAGATGCGAACGTCGACAGCAACTTCTGTGCCTACATCGCGGTCGGGGTCTGGCACCACTACCTGATCACCGGCGACTCGGTGTTCCTCGATCGGATGTGGCCGATGGTGTGGTCGGCGATCGATCTGGTGATGAAGTTCCAGCGACCCGACGGTGCGTTCCGCTGGGGCGGAGACCATCGCACCGGAGCGATGTTCGACCAGGCTCAGATCACCGGCAGCGCAAGCATTTTCCAGGCCATCGATTGCGCGGTCCGGATCGCCGACGAGGTGGGCCAGCCCGACGAGGAGTGGGTCGCCGCGCACGCGGCACTCGGGGACGCGATCCGGGACCGGCCGGAGATCTTCGAACCGCCGTCGGATCACTCGATGGACTGGTACTACCCGATCCTCGGTGGTGCGCTTCGTGGCCGGGCCGGGCAGGAGCACATAGCGCGTCGGTGGGACGAATTCGTGGTCGCAGGCAAAGGCGTTCGCTGCGTGGATCATCGACCGTGGGTCACCGGCGCGGAGACGTGTGAGCTCGCGCTGGCGCTCGATGCTCTCGGGGACACCGCAGACGCGGTCACACTCGTGGAATCCATTCAGCACCTTCGTGATCCCGACGGCTCCTATTGGACGGGACTGGTCTACTCCGACGGCAAGCGGTGGCCCGTCGAGAAGAGTTGCTGGACGTCGGCGGCGGTCATTCTGGCTGCCGACGCGATCAGTCGGACCAGTGCGGGCAACGGGATCTTCCGCGACGTGCG
- a CDS encoding glycosyltransferase family 4 protein translates to MRVALLSYRSKPHCGGQGVYVRHLSRELALLGHEVEIFSGQPYPELDQVAIDAGVKLTEVPSMALYDEPDPFRTPRPGEYRDWIDLLEVGSMWTASFGEPLTFSLRVARMLKERRDDFDIVHDNQCLGYGLLDIQRAGFPLIATIHHPITRDRTLAVKAAKGWRKITAWRWHSFLRMQGRVSRRIPELLTVSRSSEVDIRKAFDISSGRITTIPLGVNTDVFRPGVERVPGRIVCVASADAPLKGVSYLLEAVAKLSAERETELVLVSKLDPNGPSAKMIDDLAIGDRVRVVSGLEDEEMADLLASAEVACVPSLYEGFSLPAVEAMSCATPLVATRAGAIPEVVGTAEEAALLVPPGDSGKLAQSIGRLLDDAELRGRLGRGGRSRVEERYSWAAVAAKTAAHYETVLERVARDGGVANESGPVAG, encoded by the coding sequence ATGCGCGTCGCACTGCTGTCGTATCGCAGCAAGCCGCACTGTGGCGGTCAGGGAGTCTACGTCCGCCATCTGTCCCGGGAGCTCGCGTTGCTCGGCCATGAGGTCGAGATCTTCTCCGGCCAGCCATATCCCGAACTCGACCAGGTTGCCATCGACGCGGGGGTCAAGCTCACCGAGGTGCCGAGCATGGCGCTCTACGACGAGCCGGATCCGTTCCGTACGCCGCGACCTGGTGAGTACCGCGACTGGATCGATCTGCTCGAGGTCGGCTCCATGTGGACGGCCAGCTTCGGCGAGCCCCTGACCTTCAGTCTGCGGGTGGCCCGGATGCTGAAGGAACGACGGGACGACTTCGACATCGTCCATGACAACCAGTGCCTCGGTTACGGTCTGCTCGACATCCAGCGCGCCGGTTTCCCGCTGATCGCCACCATCCACCATCCGATCACGCGCGACCGCACCCTGGCGGTCAAGGCGGCCAAGGGCTGGCGCAAGATCACCGCCTGGCGCTGGCACTCGTTCCTCCGGATGCAGGGCCGGGTCTCCCGCCGAATCCCGGAGCTGCTCACCGTGTCCCGGAGCAGCGAGGTGGACATTCGGAAGGCATTCGACATCTCGTCGGGCCGCATCACCACCATCCCTCTCGGCGTGAACACCGACGTCTTTCGGCCCGGTGTCGAGCGGGTGCCGGGACGCATCGTCTGCGTCGCGAGTGCGGATGCACCGCTCAAGGGTGTCTCCTACCTGCTCGAGGCGGTCGCCAAGCTCAGTGCCGAACGCGAGACCGAGTTGGTCCTGGTGTCCAAGCTCGACCCGAACGGTCCGTCGGCCAAGATGATCGACGACCTGGCCATCGGTGATCGCGTCCGAGTGGTCTCCGGACTGGAGGACGAGGAGATGGCCGACCTGCTGGCGTCTGCCGAGGTCGCTTGTGTCCCATCGTTGTACGAGGGCTTTTCACTCCCAGCGGTCGAGGCGATGAGCTGCGCGACGCCGCTCGTCGCGACGCGCGCCGGCGCGATCCCCGAGGTCGTCGGGACCGCGGAGGAGGCAGCGTTGCTCGTGCCGCCGGGCGATTCCGGCAAGCTCGCGCAGTCCATCGGACGCCTGCTCGACGACGCCGAGCTGCGGGGCAGGCTCGGGCGGGGAGGCCGGAGCCGTGTCGAGGAGCGTTACAGCTGGGCGGCGGTGGCCGCCAAGACCGCAGCTCACTACGAGACCGTCCTGGAACGGGTCGCGCGCGACGGGGGCGTGGCGAACGAGTCCGGCCCGGTCGCGGGCTGA
- a CDS encoding class I SAM-dependent methyltransferase, with translation MLTVDFDRLGVGPQTKAIDIGAGQGRHSFEMFRRGADVIAFDQSESDMADVGEMFDAMMAEGHVPADAKARAEVGDALRLPYADNSFDVVLMSEILEHIPGDEAAMAEMVRILRPGGVAAVTVPRYWPEKVCWALSDEYHEVEGGHVRIYKASELADKLTRAGLEVTGTDHSHALHAPYWWLKCAVGVENNDNLLVKGYHQLLVWDMMSKPWLTRVGEQALNPFIGKSVALYLRKPADSGTP, from the coding sequence GTGCTGACAGTGGATTTCGACCGCCTGGGGGTGGGTCCGCAGACCAAGGCGATCGATATCGGTGCCGGGCAGGGGAGGCACTCGTTCGAGATGTTCCGGCGTGGCGCGGATGTCATCGCCTTCGACCAGTCCGAATCCGATATGGCCGACGTCGGCGAGATGTTCGACGCGATGATGGCCGAAGGGCACGTGCCCGCGGATGCGAAAGCGCGCGCCGAGGTCGGTGACGCACTTCGTCTTCCGTACGCCGACAACAGCTTCGACGTCGTCTTGATGTCGGAGATCCTCGAGCACATCCCAGGTGACGAGGCCGCGATGGCCGAGATGGTGCGCATTCTGCGCCCGGGCGGGGTCGCGGCCGTCACGGTCCCGCGGTACTGGCCGGAAAAGGTCTGCTGGGCACTGTCCGACGAGTATCACGAGGTGGAGGGCGGGCATGTCCGCATCTACAAGGCCTCCGAGCTCGCGGACAAGCTGACCAGGGCCGGCCTCGAGGTCACCGGTACCGACCATTCGCACGCACTGCATGCGCCGTACTGGTGGCTGAAATGTGCTGTCGGCGTGGAGAACAACGACAATCTCCTGGTGAAGGGCTATCACCAGCTGCTCGTCTGGGACATGATGAGCAAGCCGTGGCTGACGCGGGTGGGGGAGCAGGCGCTCAACCCGTTCATCGGCAAGTCGGTGGCGCTCTACCTACGGAAGCCGGCCGACTCCGGGACACCGTGA
- a CDS encoding FAD-dependent oxidoreductase, translated as MAHVITRPCCNDASCVSVCPVNCIHPTPDEPEFFTAEMLFIDPETCIDCGACIDECPVEAILPDDQLDERDEPYLQINADYYKDHDVEGGLVPPKKAPQLPEGELHVAIVGAGPAAFYAAEELVRKPQVKVDMFDRLPTPYGLVRAGVAPDHAPTKGVEKTFAATAAKRNFQYFLNVEVGKHITHAELVERYHAVVYAVGASTDKRMGLEGEDLAGSIPATEFVAWYNGHPDYADLDVDLSSERAVVVGNGNVALDVARILVSDPDELAKTDIADHALATLRESNVKEVVLLARRGVAQAAYTNSEFLALGDVEGVDVVIDPDELVLDPASEAALEADTLDSTIATKIRLAREVAERPTTEGNRRIVFRFLVSPMELAGDGHVERLTCVRNVYAPGTERVAVTPSDERFDIDAGVVLRAIGYRGVPVIDLPFDEVNGVVPNTDGRVQVAADGEVVPGLFVAGWIKRGATGGIGMNRICGQETAEAILKDYVAGVFSGPATSRDDVAEIVADRGARRIGMDGWKAIDAAEKDAGKSAGRRRVKFVSLNEFEVAAGMEPVQ; from the coding sequence ATGGCGCATGTGATCACCCGACCATGTTGCAACGATGCCAGTTGTGTCAGCGTGTGTCCGGTCAACTGCATTCACCCCACGCCCGATGAGCCGGAGTTCTTCACGGCGGAGATGTTGTTCATCGATCCCGAGACGTGCATCGACTGCGGGGCGTGCATCGACGAGTGCCCGGTGGAGGCGATCCTCCCCGACGACCAACTCGATGAGCGGGATGAGCCGTATCTGCAGATCAACGCCGACTACTACAAGGACCACGACGTCGAAGGCGGTCTGGTGCCGCCGAAGAAGGCGCCGCAGCTGCCCGAGGGCGAACTGCATGTCGCCATCGTCGGTGCTGGACCGGCCGCCTTCTATGCGGCCGAGGAGCTCGTGCGCAAGCCTCAGGTCAAAGTCGACATGTTCGACCGGCTGCCGACTCCCTACGGCCTCGTGCGGGCCGGTGTCGCCCCCGACCACGCGCCCACCAAGGGCGTCGAGAAGACGTTTGCGGCCACGGCGGCGAAGCGGAACTTCCAGTACTTCCTGAATGTGGAGGTCGGCAAGCACATCACCCACGCAGAGCTTGTCGAGCGCTATCACGCGGTGGTGTACGCTGTCGGTGCGTCCACCGACAAGCGTATGGGGCTCGAGGGGGAGGATCTGGCCGGGTCGATCCCGGCGACGGAGTTCGTCGCCTGGTACAACGGCCATCCCGACTACGCCGATCTCGATGTCGATCTGTCCTCCGAGCGGGCGGTGGTGGTCGGCAACGGCAACGTGGCCCTCGACGTCGCGCGCATCCTGGTCAGTGATCCCGACGAACTCGCGAAGACCGATATCGCCGACCACGCGCTGGCAACCCTGCGTGAGTCGAATGTGAAAGAGGTCGTCCTGCTCGCCCGGCGCGGTGTCGCGCAGGCGGCGTACACCAACAGCGAGTTCCTGGCTCTCGGTGACGTCGAGGGCGTCGATGTGGTCATCGACCCCGACGAACTCGTCCTCGATCCGGCCAGCGAGGCTGCGCTCGAGGCCGACACCCTGGATTCGACGATCGCGACCAAGATCCGTCTCGCGCGCGAGGTCGCCGAGCGGCCGACCACCGAGGGAAACCGGCGAATCGTCTTCCGCTTCCTGGTCTCGCCGATGGAGCTGGCAGGCGACGGGCATGTGGAGCGGTTGACGTGCGTGCGAAACGTGTACGCCCCGGGCACCGAACGGGTGGCGGTGACGCCATCGGACGAGCGCTTCGACATCGACGCCGGCGTGGTGCTGCGGGCGATCGGTTATCGTGGTGTACCTGTCATCGATCTGCCGTTCGACGAGGTGAACGGCGTCGTGCCGAACACCGACGGCAGAGTTCAGGTCGCGGCCGACGGTGAGGTCGTGCCGGGACTCTTCGTCGCTGGATGGATCAAACGTGGTGCGACCGGGGGGATCGGCATGAATCGGATATGTGGCCAGGAGACCGCGGAAGCCATATTGAAAGACTATGTGGCGGGGGTCTTCTCGGGGCCGGCCACGTCTCGCGACGACGTCGCTGAGATCGTCGCGGACCGCGGCGCCCGCCGCATCGGCATGGATGGCTGGAAGGCCATCGACGCAGCCGAGAAGGATGCCGGTAAGTCTGCCGGTCGTCGACGCGTGAAGTTCGTGTCGCTCAACGAGTTCGAGGTCGCCGCCGGTATGGAACCGGTGCAGTAG